A stretch of the Haloplanus aerogenes genome encodes the following:
- a CDS encoding thiamine pyrophosphate-dependent enzyme, which produces MSAFSAIGEDREIDREEFTPTLEPQATWCPGCGDFGVLKALKQAMPEIGRNPDEVLLVTGIGCSGKLNSYFECYGYHSIHGRSLPIARAAKLANPELEVIAAGGDGDGYGIGGNHFMHTARENHDMTYIVFDNEIFGLTKGQTSPTSPKGHKSKTQPHGSAKDPIRPLSLALTSGASYVARTAAVNPNQAKEILVEAMQHDGFAHIDFLTQCPTWNKDARQYVPYIDVNESDDYDFDPTNKDEAAAMATEAEQSLYEGEVLTGRFYVDSDRLSYSEEKQAIGEMPEEPLAERYFDEDYEWERAHDMFLDRHK; this is translated from the coding sequence ATGAGTGCATTCTCAGCCATCGGCGAAGACCGAGAGATCGACCGCGAAGAGTTCACGCCCACGCTGGAGCCACAGGCGACGTGGTGTCCGGGCTGTGGCGACTTCGGCGTCCTGAAGGCGCTGAAACAGGCGATGCCGGAAATCGGCCGCAACCCCGACGAGGTGTTGCTGGTCACCGGTATCGGCTGTTCGGGCAAGCTGAACAGCTACTTCGAGTGTTACGGCTACCACTCGATCCACGGCCGGTCGCTCCCCATCGCGCGCGCGGCCAAACTCGCCAATCCCGAACTGGAGGTCATCGCGGCCGGCGGCGACGGTGACGGCTACGGCATCGGCGGGAACCACTTCATGCACACCGCCCGCGAGAACCACGACATGACCTACATCGTCTTCGACAACGAAATCTTCGGCCTGACGAAAGGGCAGACCTCGCCCACGTCGCCGAAGGGCCACAAGTCGAAGACCCAGCCCCACGGGAGCGCCAAAGACCCCATCCGCCCGCTCTCGCTGGCGCTCACCTCCGGCGCCTCCTACGTCGCGCGGACGGCGGCGGTCAACCCCAATCAGGCCAAGGAAATCCTCGTCGAGGCGATGCAACACGACGGCTTCGCCCACATCGACTTCCTCACCCAGTGTCCGACCTGGAACAAGGACGCGCGGCAGTACGTCCCCTACATCGACGTGAACGAGTCGGACGACTACGACTTCGACCCGACGAACAAGGACGAGGCAGCCGCGATGGCGACCGAGGCCGAGCAGTCGCTCTACGAGGGCGAAGTCCTGACGGGCCGGTTCTACGTCGACAGCGACCGGCTGTCCTACTCCGAGGAGAAGCAGGCCATCGGCGAGATGCCCGAGGAACCGCTCGCGGAGCGCTACTTCGACGAGGACTACGAGTGGGAGCGGGCCCACGACATGTTCCTCGACCGTCACAAGTAG
- a CDS encoding CDP-alcohol phosphatidyltransferase family protein: MTLDRLRPVAELVLDPMVAAADRIGLTPDGVSVVAFGFAVAAGVGFYLATPLGYVLGALCVLANGWLDLLDGALARTQNVDSRGGDLLDHVLDRYADIVLVVGLAAGTGRYDLGLLAVTGVLMTSYLGTQIQAVGLGREYGGLVGRADRLALIGVVAVVAAVVGGPVGPLSLTVVGYLLVFFAIIGHFTALQRFWGAWSDLT; encoded by the coding sequence ATGACGCTGGATCGCCTCCGCCCCGTGGCCGAACTCGTCCTCGATCCGATGGTCGCCGCGGCCGATCGGATCGGCCTCACGCCAGACGGCGTCAGCGTGGTCGCCTTCGGGTTCGCCGTCGCCGCCGGCGTTGGATTCTACCTCGCCACGCCGCTCGGCTACGTCCTCGGCGCGCTCTGTGTCCTCGCGAACGGCTGGCTGGATCTGCTCGACGGCGCCCTCGCGCGCACCCAGAACGTCGACTCCCGTGGCGGCGACCTGCTGGATCACGTGCTGGATCGCTACGCCGATATCGTCCTCGTCGTCGGGTTGGCCGCCGGCACCGGTCGGTACGACCTCGGCCTCCTCGCTGTCACCGGCGTCCTGATGACGTCCTACCTCGGGACGCAGATTCAGGCGGTCGGCCTCGGCCGCGAGTACGGCGGCCTCGTCGGCCGCGCGGACCGCCTCGCCCTCATCGGCGTCGTCGCCGTCGTCGCCGCCGTCGTGGGCGGGCCGGTCGGCCCGCTCTCGCTCACCGTCGTCGGCTACCTCCTCGTCTTCTTCGCCATTATCGGGCACTTCACCGCGCTCCAGCGGTTCTGGGGCGCGTGGTCCGATCTGACGTGA
- the tpiA gene encoding triose-phosphate isomerase: MFVLVNLKAYPCDPVEVAEAARDVADASGVRIAVAPQAAHLDRVAATGVETWAQHVAPVAHGSHTGHTLAEAVADAGAEGTLLNHSEHRLKLADIDGALDAADRAGLETVVCANNPDQVGAAAALGPDAVAVEPPELIGGDVSVSTADPGIVEGAVAAASAVDPDVDVYCGAGVSTGEDLAAAADLGAEGVLLASGVAKADDPRAALEDLVSGV; the protein is encoded by the coding sequence ATGTTCGTTCTCGTCAACCTGAAGGCGTATCCGTGTGATCCGGTCGAAGTCGCCGAGGCGGCCCGCGACGTAGCCGACGCGAGTGGCGTCCGCATCGCCGTCGCCCCGCAGGCCGCCCACCTCGACCGCGTCGCCGCCACCGGCGTCGAGACGTGGGCGCAGCACGTCGCGCCGGTCGCCCACGGCAGCCACACCGGCCACACGCTCGCCGAAGCCGTCGCGGATGCCGGCGCCGAGGGAACCCTGCTCAACCACTCCGAACACCGCCTGAAACTCGCGGACATCGACGGCGCCCTCGACGCCGCCGACCGCGCCGGTCTGGAGACGGTCGTCTGCGCCAACAACCCCGATCAGGTCGGCGCGGCGGCCGCCCTCGGCCCCGACGCCGTCGCGGTCGAACCCCCCGAACTCATCGGCGGCGACGTGTCCGTCAGCACTGCCGACCCCGGCATCGTCGAGGGCGCCGTCGCCGCCGCCAGCGCCGTCGACCCCGACGTGGACGTGTACTGCGGTGCCGGCGTCTCGACCGGTGAAGACCTCGCCGCGGCCGCCGACCTCGGCGCCGAAGGGGTGTTGCTCGCGAGCGGGGTCGCCAAAGCCGACGATCCGCGGGCGGCGTTAGAAGATCTGGTGTCTGGCGTTTAG
- a CDS encoding ATP-binding protein, with translation MTDTETETITVADVSEGPGGDADADPGTPVDLPVVELLTGRGFVTGKSGSGKSNTASVLVENLLENNFPVLVVDTDGEYYGLKEEFELLHAGADDECDIQVSPEHAEKIASLALEGNVPIILDVSGYLDEDEAKELLLSVARHLFAKEKKLKKPFLMLVEEVHEYIPEGGGLDETGKMLIKIGKRGRKHGLGIVGISQRPADVKKDFITQCDWLVWHRLTWNNDTNVVSRIIDAEHANAVEDLGDGEAFLMTDWSESVRRVQFHRKRTFDAGATPGLDDFERPELKSISDDLVSDLREISDEQERRESELADLRQELDKKEQRIRELEAELEEARDLSRMADRFAQAMLQKAEAPYRGGGGRNLARAGTVADDQAELHEYERERTEQRGDEDADATTESDGNDPADANAEAVTDADHDRPEIEPNDWPTPDTVASAEGADADEDASADDITDTDASAPSADEQTDVTFGDDTAPEADDDADPTADTDTPTSTRTSSAAPGTREAVVARLRGQIRDLPALSQQMLAHYRIEREADPVDAHVAAGGTPDQPMAYGRNRPLRTGGFVEHVEEDRYRYALPDRVAEAFDGHLDDETLDEVVREVEEAFVDGETLAAEAKDVRVPDERDEVEVVDDDVAGDDGFVDEDAVFVEGGGETPASADHATRQQMASGSGEGDDPNSRTDAEIL, from the coding sequence ATGACGGACACGGAGACGGAAACCATCACGGTCGCGGACGTGAGCGAGGGTCCCGGCGGCGACGCCGACGCCGATCCGGGGACGCCGGTCGACCTTCCGGTCGTCGAACTGCTCACCGGTCGCGGGTTCGTCACGGGGAAGTCCGGATCGGGCAAGTCGAACACCGCGTCGGTACTCGTGGAGAACCTGCTGGAGAACAACTTTCCCGTTCTCGTGGTCGACACGGACGGGGAGTATTACGGCCTGAAAGAGGAGTTCGAACTCCTGCACGCGGGCGCGGACGACGAGTGTGACATTCAGGTCAGCCCGGAACACGCCGAGAAAATCGCGTCGCTGGCGCTGGAGGGTAACGTGCCGATCATCCTCGACGTGTCGGGCTATCTCGACGAGGACGAGGCGAAGGAACTCCTGCTGTCGGTCGCCCGCCACCTGTTCGCCAAGGAGAAGAAACTGAAAAAGCCCTTCCTGATGCTCGTCGAGGAAGTTCACGAGTACATCCCCGAGGGCGGCGGCCTCGACGAGACGGGGAAGATGCTGATCAAGATCGGCAAGCGGGGCCGGAAACACGGTCTCGGGATCGTCGGCATCAGTCAGCGACCGGCGGACGTGAAGAAGGACTTCATCACGCAGTGTGACTGGCTGGTGTGGCACCGCCTGACGTGGAACAACGACACGAACGTCGTGAGTCGGATCATCGACGCCGAACACGCCAACGCCGTCGAGGATCTGGGCGACGGCGAAGCCTTCCTTATGACCGACTGGAGCGAGTCGGTGCGGCGGGTGCAGTTCCACCGCAAACGCACCTTCGACGCGGGGGCGACGCCGGGGCTCGACGACTTCGAGCGTCCGGAACTCAAGTCGATCAGTGACGACCTGGTCTCCGACCTCCGCGAGATCAGCGACGAACAGGAGCGTCGGGAGAGCGAACTCGCGGACCTCCGTCAGGAGTTGGACAAGAAAGAGCAACGCATCCGCGAACTCGAAGCCGAGTTGGAGGAGGCCCGCGACCTCTCGCGGATGGCCGACCGGTTCGCGCAGGCGATGCTCCAGAAGGCCGAGGCGCCGTACCGCGGCGGCGGGGGTCGCAACCTCGCCCGCGCGGGAACCGTCGCGGACGATCAGGCCGAACTGCACGAGTACGAGCGGGAGCGGACGGAGCAGCGCGGGGACGAGGACGCGGACGCGACGACCGAGTCGGACGGGAACGACCCCGCAGACGCGAACGCGGAAGCGGTGACGGACGCCGATCACGACCGCCCCGAAATCGAACCGAACGACTGGCCGACGCCCGATACTGTGGCGAGCGCGGAGGGCGCGGACGCCGACGAGGACGCCAGCGCAGACGACATCACGGACACCGACGCCAGCGCCCCGTCGGCGGACGAACAGACCGACGTGACATTCGGGGACGACACGGCGCCCGAAGCGGACGACGACGCCGATCCCACGGCTGACACCGACACGCCCACCTCGACCCGCACGTCCAGCGCGGCCCCCGGAACCCGCGAGGCGGTCGTGGCCCGACTCCGAGGGCAGATTCGCGACCTGCCGGCTCTCTCCCAGCAGATGCTCGCCCACTACCGGATCGAGCGGGAGGCCGATCCGGTCGACGCGCACGTCGCCGCCGGCGGGACGCCCGACCAACCGATGGCGTACGGGCGGAACCGGCCCCTTCGGACGGGTGGGTTCGTCGAACACGTCGAGGAGGACCGCTACCGGTACGCGCTCCCGGATCGCGTCGCGGAGGCGTTCGACGGACATCTCGACGACGAGACACTGGACGAAGTCGTCCGGGAGGTAGAGGAGGCGTTCGTCGACGGGGAGACGCTCGCCGCCGAGGCGAAGGACGTGCGCGTACCCGACGAACGCGACGAGGTGGAAGTCGTCGACGACGACGTGGCTGGCGACGACGGGTTCGTCGACGAGGACGCCGTCTTCGTCGAGGGCGGGGGCGAGACGCCCGCCTCGGCGGATCACGCGACGCGACAGCAGATGGCGTCGGGGAGCGGCGAGGGTGACGACCCGAACTCGCGAACCGACGCGGAGATTCTCTAA
- a CDS encoding carbon-nitrogen hydrolase family protein — protein sequence MARDRDVAESFTLGAAQIEPVYHDAEATLDKTCRWIERAGDRGVDILVFPETYFPGYPYWRRSTSIARWTDLMVDLGANSLHVDDDAVATIGEAVADADLHLVLGTNEVDDRPGSETLYNSLFFFDRSGSLVRRHRKLMPTHDERAIWGRGDPESLAVHDTDVGRLGGLICYENHMTLSKAALCAQGEEIHAAVWPGFWEQHGHPGDKTRADSAAARDTCDIYPAVREYAFETQSFVVSCSAYMNEGVPDGFEEGEIGFGVGNGGSMLVNPAGIVKAGPVIGEETLLTAEFDRDERRATKAYFDAMGHYSRWDAVNLEVNDGRLDPIHDHHGDDAASAPSLSPAAAQSLAEEYDVDVETVEAVADAIADAE from the coding sequence ATGGCTCGTGACCGTGACGTAGCCGAGTCGTTCACGCTCGGTGCCGCTCAGATCGAACCCGTCTACCACGACGCCGAGGCGACCCTCGACAAGACCTGCCGGTGGATCGAACGCGCCGGCGACCGTGGCGTCGATATCCTCGTCTTCCCCGAGACGTACTTCCCCGGCTACCCCTACTGGCGACGGAGCACCTCCATCGCTCGGTGGACCGACCTGATGGTCGACCTCGGGGCGAACAGCCTCCACGTCGACGACGACGCCGTGGCGACTATCGGCGAGGCCGTCGCCGACGCCGACCTCCATCTCGTCCTCGGCACGAACGAAGTCGACGACCGCCCGGGAAGCGAGACGCTCTACAACTCGCTCTTTTTCTTCGACCGCTCGGGGTCGCTCGTGCGCCGGCACCGGAAACTCATGCCCACCCACGACGAGCGTGCCATCTGGGGCCGTGGCGACCCCGAGAGCCTCGCCGTACACGACACCGACGTTGGTCGACTCGGTGGCCTCATCTGCTACGAGAACCACATGACACTCTCGAAGGCGGCGCTCTGTGCGCAGGGTGAGGAGATTCACGCCGCCGTCTGGCCGGGGTTCTGGGAACAGCACGGCCACCCCGGCGACAAGACCCGTGCCGACTCGGCCGCGGCCCGCGACACCTGTGACATCTACCCCGCCGTCCGCGAGTACGCCTTCGAGACGCAGTCCTTCGTCGTCTCGTGTTCCGCCTACATGAACGAGGGCGTCCCCGACGGCTTCGAGGAGGGCGAAATCGGTTTCGGTGTCGGGAACGGTGGAAGCATGCTCGTCAACCCCGCGGGCATCGTGAAAGCCGGTCCCGTCATCGGCGAGGAGACACTCCTGACTGCCGAATTCGACCGCGACGAGCGTCGGGCGACCAAGGCCTACTTCGACGCCATGGGGCACTACAGTCGCTGGGACGCGGTGAATCTGGAGGTGAACGACGGGCGTCTCGACCCGATTCACGACCACCACGGCGACGACGCCGCTTCCGCTCCGTCCCTCTCTCCCGCCGCCGCCCAGTCCCTCGCCGAGGAGTACGATGTCGATGTGGAGACCGTCGAGGCCGTCGCGGACGCCATCGCGGACGCCGAATAA
- the lrpA1 gene encoding HTH-type transcriptional regulator LrpA1, which produces MGTLDTERRILSVLEEDAQASYGEIADRAGVSKPTVRKYIQQMEEDGVIVGYSAEVDPKKLSGQSIAIVGIEVESERYVEVTRALKGMDAVEALYTSSGDHMLMAEVRARDGDALGDVINDTILDIDGVTATHPSFLQERLK; this is translated from the coding sequence ATGGGTACGCTCGATACGGAACGTCGAATTCTCTCCGTCCTCGAAGAGGACGCCCAAGCGTCCTACGGAGAGATTGCCGATCGTGCCGGGGTGTCGAAGCCGACGGTTCGAAAGTACATTCAGCAGATGGAGGAGGACGGCGTCATCGTCGGCTACTCGGCGGAGGTCGATCCCAAGAAGCTCTCCGGGCAGTCTATCGCTATCGTCGGCATCGAAGTCGAGAGCGAGCGCTACGTCGAGGTCACCCGCGCGCTCAAGGGGATGGACGCGGTCGAAGCCCTCTACACCTCCTCCGGCGACCACATGCTGATGGCCGAAGTCCGCGCCCGCGACGGCGACGCCCTCGGCGACGTGATCAACGACACCATCCTCGACATCGACGGCGTGACGGCGACACACCCCTCCTTCCTGCAGGAACGGCTGAAGTAG
- a CDS encoding phage tail protein gives MPDRHGPFRMARFLVEIDGIAKAGFNYCRLPTSSTAVVEYREGNDRPTPRKLAGLNEYGPLELRYGVTMDGIELAEWCRLVQQGTVDEARRAIAVVLLDEEGASAARWELRNAWPARYEAPTLDADRSAVAIETLEIVHEGVERVDMGGETDGGERRDEGERETADEPDEPETYQTKHEKPETRRTEHEKPETRRTNHDKPPKRTK, from the coding sequence ATGCCTGACCGACATGGCCCGTTCCGGATGGCCCGCTTTCTCGTCGAAATCGACGGCATCGCGAAAGCCGGGTTCAACTACTGTCGGCTCCCTACCTCCTCGACCGCTGTCGTCGAGTATCGCGAGGGCAACGACCGGCCCACGCCCCGGAAACTCGCCGGCCTGAACGAGTACGGCCCGCTGGAGTTGCGGTACGGCGTCACGATGGACGGCATCGAACTCGCCGAGTGGTGCCGACTGGTCCAGCAGGGCACGGTCGACGAGGCGCGGCGAGCCATCGCCGTCGTCCTCCTCGACGAGGAGGGAGCGTCGGCGGCACGGTGGGAACTCCGGAACGCGTGGCCCGCCCGATACGAGGCCCCGACGCTGGACGCCGACCGCTCCGCCGTCGCCATCGAGACGCTCGAAATCGTCCACGAAGGGGTCGAACGCGTCGACATGGGCGGCGAGACTGACGGCGGAGAGCGACGGGACGAGGGTGAACGGGAGACGGCGGACGAACCGGACGAGCCGGAGACGTATCAGACGAAACACGAGAAACCGGAGACACGACGGACGGAACACGAGAAGCCCGAGACGCGACGGACGAACCACGACAAGCCACCGAAGCGGACGAAATGA
- the dinB gene encoding DNA polymerase IV, whose protein sequence is MVGGEGERLPGAGVDDADEDDRIVCHVDMDCFYASCERLREPDLHGEPVVVGMGYESGEPHGAVATASYEARAYGVESAQPISQALDRLPRKDVARDDPDLDPADAAHYRPVDLEYYREIASAIKDILHECADRVREVSVDEAYLDVTERTGWTVVNGRPLAEGYARHIKDRIAREVGVPASVGVAPTMSAAKVASDHDKPDGLVVVEPGDVRDFFDPLPVEAVHGVGPVTARKLGEMGIETAGDLAAAESGAIRERFGERGRTLYDRARGHDDREVRPTGRPKSLSRESAFTEATADPERQRETVDGLAADVAERAEGKDALYRTIGIKAVTPPYDVNTRERSLPGPVADADLVREVALDLLAEFEGDPIRKLGVRVSNLQFEAAAQARLDGWGSSETGTATDDDTSRPSSSDGQSSLTDF, encoded by the coding sequence ATGGTCGGCGGCGAAGGCGAGCGACTCCCCGGCGCAGGGGTAGACGACGCGGACGAGGACGACCGCATCGTCTGCCACGTCGATATGGACTGTTTCTACGCCTCCTGTGAGCGCCTGCGCGAACCCGACCTCCACGGCGAACCGGTAGTGGTGGGGATGGGCTACGAATCGGGCGAACCCCACGGCGCCGTCGCCACGGCGAGTTACGAGGCGCGCGCGTACGGCGTCGAGAGCGCCCAGCCCATCTCGCAGGCGCTCGACCGTCTGCCCCGGAAAGACGTCGCCCGCGACGACCCCGACCTCGATCCCGCGGACGCAGCCCACTACCGGCCCGTCGATCTGGAGTACTACCGCGAGATAGCGAGCGCGATCAAGGACATCCTCCACGAGTGCGCCGACCGGGTGCGCGAGGTGAGCGTCGACGAGGCGTATCTCGACGTGACCGAGCGGACGGGGTGGACCGTCGTGAACGGCCGACCCCTCGCGGAGGGCTACGCCAGACACATCAAGGACCGGATCGCGCGCGAGGTGGGCGTCCCCGCGAGCGTCGGCGTCGCGCCCACCATGAGCGCCGCGAAGGTGGCGAGCGACCACGACAAGCCCGACGGGCTAGTCGTCGTCGAACCCGGCGACGTGCGCGACTTTTTCGATCCCCTGCCGGTCGAGGCGGTTCACGGCGTCGGTCCGGTGACGGCACGGAAACTGGGCGAGATGGGGATCGAGACGGCGGGCGACCTCGCCGCCGCCGAGTCCGGCGCGATCCGGGAGCGGTTCGGGGAGCGCGGGCGGACGCTCTACGATCGGGCCCGCGGCCACGACGACCGCGAGGTCCGGCCGACTGGCCGACCCAAGAGCCTCTCGCGGGAGTCGGCGTTCACCGAGGCGACGGCCGACCCCGAGCGTCAGCGCGAGACGGTCGACGGGCTGGCAGCGGACGTGGCCGAGCGAGCCGAGGGGAAAGACGCCCTCTATCGCACTATCGGGATCAAGGCCGTGACGCCGCCGTACGACGTGAACACGCGCGAACGGTCGCTCCCCGGCCCCGTGGCCGACGCCGACCTGGTCCGGGAGGTGGCGCTCGACCTCCTCGCGGAGTTCGAGGGAGATCCGATCCGCAAACTCGGGGTTCGGGTGTCGAACCTCCAGTTCGAGGCGGCGGCGCAGGCGCGGCTGGATGGGTGGGGCAGTAGCGAGACGGGGACGGCGACCGACGACGACACCTCCCGGCCGTCGTCCTCGGACGGCCAGTCGTCGCTGACCGATTTCTAG
- a CDS encoding multiprotein bridging factor aMBF1 encodes MPQCEMCGAESSSLTTTKVEGAELELCDECSDFGTEVRTESSSSSSTKYSTSSSSSSSSGGSSSSSGGSSSGGGSSRRRRDMFDDMEEIATDYDDRIRTAREDRGLTQEELAQELNEKASLIRKLERGDVLPSDEVQTKLERKLDISLSEGAGDEDAEWSGGSSTTTTLGDVVKRKD; translated from the coding sequence ATGCCCCAGTGTGAAATGTGTGGAGCCGAGAGTTCGTCGCTCACCACGACGAAAGTCGAAGGGGCCGAACTGGAACTCTGCGACGAGTGTTCGGACTTCGGGACCGAGGTCCGCACCGAGTCGAGCAGTTCGTCCTCGACGAAATACTCCACCTCGTCGTCTTCGTCCTCGTCGAGTGGCGGGTCGAGTTCGTCGTCCGGCGGGTCGTCGAGCGGTGGCGGCAGTTCGCGCCGCCGGCGCGACATGTTCGACGACATGGAAGAAATCGCGACCGACTACGACGACCGTATCCGCACGGCCCGCGAGGACCGCGGCCTGACCCAGGAGGAGCTCGCACAGGAACTCAACGAGAAGGCGAGTCTCATCCGCAAACTCGAACGTGGTGACGTCCTCCCGAGCGACGAGGTACAGACGAAACTCGAACGCAAACTCGACATCTCGCTGTCCGAGGGTGCGGGCGACGAGGACGCCGAGTGGTCCGGTGGCTCCTCGACGACGACGACGCTCGGCGACGTGGTCAAGCGCAAGGACTGA
- a CDS encoding adenylate kinase family protein, with protein MSDADEVDYRVAVTGTPGTGKTSATTLLDGPVIHLNELIREAGLWSERDADRDSLVADLDAVRESLGDWSGVVESHLAHHLDADRVVVLRCRPDVLEDRLRDRGADETKATENAESEALDVILSEAVDRHGLERVYEIDTTDRTPADVAEAIEAVVAGDREPSAGDVDFTDYL; from the coding sequence ATGAGCGACGCCGACGAGGTCGACTACCGCGTCGCCGTCACCGGCACGCCCGGGACCGGCAAGACCTCCGCCACCACGCTCCTCGACGGTCCGGTCATCCACCTCAACGAACTGATCCGGGAGGCGGGCCTGTGGTCCGAACGCGACGCGGACCGCGACTCGCTCGTGGCCGACCTCGACGCCGTCCGCGAGTCGCTGGGCGACTGGTCGGGCGTCGTGGAGTCACACCTCGCGCACCACCTCGACGCGGACAGGGTGGTCGTCCTCCGGTGTCGGCCGGACGTACTCGAAGACCGCCTGCGCGACCGCGGCGCCGACGAGACGAAGGCGACGGAGAACGCGGAGAGCGAGGCGCTCGACGTGATCCTCTCGGAAGCGGTGGATCGCCACGGGCTGGAGCGGGTGTACGAAATCGACACCACGGACCGAACGCCGGCCGACGTGGCCGAGGCAATCGAGGCCGTCGTCGCTGGCGACCGAGAACCGAGCGCCGGCGACGTGGACTTCACGGACTACCTGTGA
- a CDS encoding phage tail protein codes for MTDRPVDPYGRHRFDVDLGDDRPPLGFTEVSGLSVRVQARPADDAPEDDNVDWFDWGDRLGRAVGRVPSAPRRRTVSPTLTLRRGVTDDRRLWDWLQDWVAGIVDPRTVRVFLLDAAGERARGWRCVDATPVRWDGPELVADRPAAATETLELAHEGIEAITGDGDE; via the coding sequence ATGACCGACCGCCCTGTCGATCCCTACGGCCGTCACCGGTTCGACGTCGACCTCGGTGACGACCGTCCACCGCTCGGCTTCACCGAGGTCAGCGGCCTGTCGGTCCGCGTGCAGGCGCGACCGGCGGACGACGCCCCCGAGGACGACAATGTGGACTGGTTCGACTGGGGCGACCGTCTCGGGCGTGCGGTCGGCCGCGTGCCATCCGCCCCACGACGGCGGACTGTCTCACCGACGCTCACGCTTCGGCGGGGTGTCACCGACGACCGACGGCTCTGGGACTGGCTTCAGGACTGGGTGGCGGGGATCGTCGATCCGCGGACGGTGCGGGTGTTTCTCCTCGACGCTGCAGGCGAGCGAGCGCGGGGGTGGCGCTGTGTCGACGCCACACCGGTCCGGTGGGACGGGCCGGAACTGGTGGCCGACCGGCCGGCCGCCGCCACCGAGACGCTGGAACTGGCTCACGAGGGCATCGAGGCGATCACCGGCGACGGCGATGAGTGA
- the hisC gene encoding histidinol-phosphate transaminase encodes MQPRDLSDLSPYVPGRGAEEVARELGMDPDDLTKLSSNENPHGPSPAAVAAIQETAPRVGVYPKASHTDLGEKLANHWDCAPEQVWVTPGADGAIDYLSRAFLDPGDRILAPEPGFSYYRMSARYHHGDVATYELSKADDFAQAPATVLDAYDGERMVYLTTPHNPTGAEFSREAIVELAESVSEDTLLVVDEAYAEYTEAPSAIDLLDDYDNLAVLRTFSKAYGLAGLRVGYGVVPESWADAYARVNTPFAASEVGCRAALAALDDDDHLDTTVETARWARAYLRDNLDAPTWESGGNFVLAEVGDASAVAEATQRQGVIVRDCSSFGLPECIRVSCGTRETTPRAVETINDALAEVRV; translated from the coding sequence ATGCAACCACGGGACCTCTCCGACCTCTCGCCGTACGTCCCCGGTCGCGGCGCCGAGGAGGTGGCCCGCGAACTCGGGATGGACCCCGACGACCTCACGAAACTCTCGTCGAACGAGAATCCGCACGGCCCGAGTCCGGCGGCCGTCGCGGCCATTCAGGAGACCGCGCCGCGCGTCGGCGTCTATCCGAAGGCCTCCCACACCGATCTGGGGGAGAAACTGGCCAACCACTGGGACTGCGCGCCCGAACAGGTGTGGGTGACACCCGGCGCCGACGGCGCCATCGACTACCTCTCGCGGGCGTTTCTCGACCCCGGCGACCGCATTCTCGCGCCCGAACCCGGCTTCTCCTACTACCGGATGAGCGCCCGGTACCACCACGGCGACGTGGCGACCTACGAACTGTCGAAGGCCGACGACTTCGCGCAGGCGCCAGCCACCGTCCTCGACGCTTACGACGGCGAGCGCATGGTCTACCTCACGACGCCGCACAACCCCACGGGCGCGGAGTTCTCCCGCGAGGCCATCGTCGAGTTGGCCGAATCGGTGAGCGAGGACACCCTCCTCGTCGTCGACGAGGCCTACGCCGAGTACACCGAGGCGCCGTCGGCCATCGACCTTCTCGACGACTACGACAACCTCGCCGTCCTGCGGACGTTCTCGAAGGCGTACGGCCTCGCGGGCCTCCGCGTGGGCTACGGCGTCGTCCCCGAATCGTGGGCGGACGCCTACGCTCGCGTCAACACTCCCTTCGCCGCCAGCGAGGTGGGCTGTCGGGCCGCTCTGGCCGCCCTCGACGACGACGACCACCTCGACACGACCGTCGAGACGGCCCGGTGGGCGCGGGCCTACCTCCGCGATAACCTCGACGCCCCGACGTGGGAGAGCGGCGGCAATTTCGTCCTCGCGGAGGTTGGCGACGCCTCGGCGGTGGCGGAGGCCACCCAGCGACAGGGGGTCATCGTCCGCGACTGCTCCAGTTTCGGCCTGCCGGAGTGCATCCGCGTCTCGTGTGGCACGCGCGAGACCACGCCCCGCGCCGTCGAGACGATCAACGACGCACTCGCGGAGGTACGGGTATGA